In Cuculus canorus isolate bCucCan1 chromosome 27, bCucCan1.pri, whole genome shotgun sequence, the following proteins share a genomic window:
- the PIP5K1C gene encoding phosphatidylinositol 4-phosphate 5-kinase type-1 gamma isoform X3, producing MELEVPEEMEGSAAAGAVPLPPRPAGGGVDAAGGLAPKKAAVTEGPSLPGQPGQGKKIGHRGVDASGETTYKKTTSSTLKGAIQLGIGYTVGNLSSKPERDVLMQDFYVVESIFFPSEGSNLTPAHHYADFRFKTYAPVAFRYFRELFGIRPDDYLYSLCNEPLIELSNPGASGSLFYVTSDDEFIIKTVMHKEAEFLQKLLPGYYMNLNQNPRTLLPKFYGLYCVQSGGKNIRVVVMNNILPRVVKMHLKFDLKGSTYKRRASKKEKEKSSPTYKDLDFIQDMPEGLMLDADTFSALVKTLQRDCLVLESFKIMDYSLLLGVHNIDQQERERQSEGAHSTSDEKRPMGQKALYSTAMESIQGGAARGESIDTDDTMGGIPAVNGKGERLLLHVGIIDILQSYRFIKKLEHTWKALVHDGDTVSVHRPSFYAERFFKFMTNTVFRKNSSLKSSPSKKGRSALLAVKMAGPTAAFSASQLSSEKDETQYDLRAARSYPTLDDEGAKLNQDRGEGRPDLLPCTPPSFEEATTASIATTLSSTSLSVPERSPSETSEQPRYRSHEEARVEEELQQISVELEPKCDVEIVAPEEEDKEEAASSACAIVTSTATIEVETASQASEPASQASDEDDVPVTDIYFFTDGRYWIYSPRQRRLRTTSLSSGIPTDERSWVYSPLHYSAQLHSVSDEESDT from the exons TCTGGCACCGAAGAAGGCAGCCGTCACCGAG GGACCATCGCTTCCAGGACAGCCTggccaaggaaagaaaatcgGCCATCGAGGCGTGGATGCTTCTGGTGAAACCACCTACAAAAAG aCCACTTCATCCACTCTGAAGGGGGCCATCCAGCTAGGGATTGGATATACGGTTGGCAATCTGAGCTCCAAGCCAGAGAGAGATGTCCTGATGCAGGACTTCTACGTCGTGgagagcatttttttcccaag CGAAGGCAGTAATCTCACCCCGGCTCACCACTACGCTGACTTCAGGTTCAAGACCTACGCACCAGTGGCTTTTCGGTATTTCCGAGAACTCTTTGGGATTCGTCCGGATGATTACTTG TATTCATTGTGTAACGAACCTCTGATAGAGCTGTCAAACCCTGGTGCCAGCGGCTCTCTCTTCTATGTCACCAGCGACGATGAATTCATCATAAAAACCGTGATGCACAAGGAGGCTGAATTCCTACAGAAGCTCCTTCCTGGCTACTACATG AACCTGAACCAGAACCCACGGACGCTGCTGCCCAAGTTTTATGGACTGTACTGTGTGCAATCGGGAGGGAAAAATATCCGTGTGGTCGTGATGAACAACATTCTGCCTCGTGTGGTGAAAATGCACCTGAAATTTGACCTGAAAGGCTCAACCTACAAACGCCGGGCAtctaagaaagagaaagagaaatccagCCCTACGTACAAGGATCTAGACTTCATACAGGACATGCCTGAGGGCCTGATGTTGGATGCAGACACTTTCAGTGCATTGGTGAAAACGTTGCAACGAGACTGTCTG GTGCTGGAAAGTTTTAAAATCATGGACTACAGTCTCCTGCTTGGGGTTCATAACATAGACCAGCAGGAACGGGAGCGGCAGTCCGAGGGAGCCCACAGCACGTCGGATGAGAAGCGTCCCATGGGGCAGAAGGCACTTTACTCTACAGCCATGGAGTCCATCCAGGGTGGGGCTGCCCGAGGGGAGTCCATAGACACAGATGACAC GATGGGAGGTATCCCAGCAGTGAACGGCAAAGGAGAGCGTCTCTTGCTACATGTAGGAATAATAGATATCCTTCAGTCCTACAG GTTCATCAAGAAGCTCGAACATACCTGGAAGGCCCTTGTCCATGATGGG GACACGGTGTCAGTGCACAGACCCAGCTTTTACGCAGAGAGATTCTTCAAATTCATGACCAACACGGTGTTTCGAAAGAATTCCT CTCTGAAGTCGTCTCCCTCAAAGAAAGGGCGCAGTGCCTTGCTGGCTGTCAAGATGGCTGGTCCGACAGCCGCGTTTTCAGCCAGCCAGCTTTCCTCCGAAAAGGATGAAACGCAGTATGACCTTCGTGCAGCCAGGAGCTACCCCACACTTGACGACGAAG GTGCTAAACTTAATCAGGACAGGGGAGAAG GCAGGCCAGACCTGCTACCCTGCACACCTCCTTCCTTTGAAGAAGCTACCACGGCCTCCATAGCCACGACACTGTCTTCAACGTCTCTCTCTGTTCCCGAGCGATCCCCTTCGGAGACCTCTGAGCAGCCCAGGTACAG GTCACACGAGGAGGCGCGGGTTGAGGAGGAGCTTCAGCAGATCAGTGTCGAGTTGGAGCCCAAGTGTGATGTTGAGATCGTAGCTCCTGAAGAAGAAGACAAAGA AGAGGCAGCTTCTTCAGCCTGTGCCATTGTAACGTCCACAGCTACAATCGAGGTGGAGACAGCCAGCCAGGCCTCGGAACCAGCCAGCCAGGCCTCAGATGAAGATGACGTGCCAGTCACAGACATATACTTT TTCACAGATGGGAGGTACTGGATTTACTCGCCCCGCCAGCGCAGACTCCGAACCACCTCGCTTTCCTCTGGGATT CCGACAGACGAGAGGAGTTGGGTTTACTCCCCGCTCCACTATAGCGCTCAGCTCCACTCTGTCTCCGATGAGGAGAGTGATACA TAA
- the PIP5K1C gene encoding phosphatidylinositol 4-phosphate 5-kinase type-1 gamma isoform X6, translated as MELEVPEEMEGSAAAGAVPLPPRPAGGGVDAAGGLAPKKAAVTEGPSLPGQPGQGKKIGHRGVDASGETTYKKTTSSTLKGAIQLGIGYTVGNLSSKPERDVLMQDFYVVESIFFPSEGSNLTPAHHYADFRFKTYAPVAFRYFRELFGIRPDDYLYSLCNEPLIELSNPGASGSLFYVTSDDEFIIKTVMHKEAEFLQKLLPGYYMNLNQNPRTLLPKFYGLYCVQSGGKNIRVVVMNNILPRVVKMHLKFDLKGSTYKRRASKKEKEKSSPTYKDLDFIQDMPEGLMLDADTFSALVKTLQRDCLVLESFKIMDYSLLLGVHNIDQQERERQSEGAHSTSDEKRPMGQKALYSTAMESIQGGAARGESIDTDDTMGGIPAVNGKGERLLLHVGIIDILQSYRFIKKLEHTWKALVHDGDTVSVHRPSFYAERFFKFMTNTVFRKNSSLKSSPSKKGRSALLAVKMAGPTAAFSASQLSSEKDETQYDLRAARSYPTLDDEGAKLNQDRGEGRPDLLPCTPPSFEEATTASIATTLSSTSLSVPERSPSETSEQPRYRRRTHSSGQDGRSHEEARVEEELQQISVELEPKCDVEIVAPEEEDKEEAASSACAIVTSTATIEVETASQASEPASQASDEDDVPVTDIYFADVLVDAVEI; from the exons TCTGGCACCGAAGAAGGCAGCCGTCACCGAG GGACCATCGCTTCCAGGACAGCCTggccaaggaaagaaaatcgGCCATCGAGGCGTGGATGCTTCTGGTGAAACCACCTACAAAAAG aCCACTTCATCCACTCTGAAGGGGGCCATCCAGCTAGGGATTGGATATACGGTTGGCAATCTGAGCTCCAAGCCAGAGAGAGATGTCCTGATGCAGGACTTCTACGTCGTGgagagcatttttttcccaag CGAAGGCAGTAATCTCACCCCGGCTCACCACTACGCTGACTTCAGGTTCAAGACCTACGCACCAGTGGCTTTTCGGTATTTCCGAGAACTCTTTGGGATTCGTCCGGATGATTACTTG TATTCATTGTGTAACGAACCTCTGATAGAGCTGTCAAACCCTGGTGCCAGCGGCTCTCTCTTCTATGTCACCAGCGACGATGAATTCATCATAAAAACCGTGATGCACAAGGAGGCTGAATTCCTACAGAAGCTCCTTCCTGGCTACTACATG AACCTGAACCAGAACCCACGGACGCTGCTGCCCAAGTTTTATGGACTGTACTGTGTGCAATCGGGAGGGAAAAATATCCGTGTGGTCGTGATGAACAACATTCTGCCTCGTGTGGTGAAAATGCACCTGAAATTTGACCTGAAAGGCTCAACCTACAAACGCCGGGCAtctaagaaagagaaagagaaatccagCCCTACGTACAAGGATCTAGACTTCATACAGGACATGCCTGAGGGCCTGATGTTGGATGCAGACACTTTCAGTGCATTGGTGAAAACGTTGCAACGAGACTGTCTG GTGCTGGAAAGTTTTAAAATCATGGACTACAGTCTCCTGCTTGGGGTTCATAACATAGACCAGCAGGAACGGGAGCGGCAGTCCGAGGGAGCCCACAGCACGTCGGATGAGAAGCGTCCCATGGGGCAGAAGGCACTTTACTCTACAGCCATGGAGTCCATCCAGGGTGGGGCTGCCCGAGGGGAGTCCATAGACACAGATGACAC GATGGGAGGTATCCCAGCAGTGAACGGCAAAGGAGAGCGTCTCTTGCTACATGTAGGAATAATAGATATCCTTCAGTCCTACAG GTTCATCAAGAAGCTCGAACATACCTGGAAGGCCCTTGTCCATGATGGG GACACGGTGTCAGTGCACAGACCCAGCTTTTACGCAGAGAGATTCTTCAAATTCATGACCAACACGGTGTTTCGAAAGAATTCCT CTCTGAAGTCGTCTCCCTCAAAGAAAGGGCGCAGTGCCTTGCTGGCTGTCAAGATGGCTGGTCCGACAGCCGCGTTTTCAGCCAGCCAGCTTTCCTCCGAAAAGGATGAAACGCAGTATGACCTTCGTGCAGCCAGGAGCTACCCCACACTTGACGACGAAG GTGCTAAACTTAATCAGGACAGGGGAGAAG GCAGGCCAGACCTGCTACCCTGCACACCTCCTTCCTTTGAAGAAGCTACCACGGCCTCCATAGCCACGACACTGTCTTCAACGTCTCTCTCTGTTCCCGAGCGATCCCCTTCGGAGACCTCTGAGCAGCCCAGGTACAG GAGGCGCACACACTCCTCAGGGCAGGATGGCAG GTCACACGAGGAGGCGCGGGTTGAGGAGGAGCTTCAGCAGATCAGTGTCGAGTTGGAGCCCAAGTGTGATGTTGAGATCGTAGCTCCTGAAGAAGAAGACAAAGA AGAGGCAGCTTCTTCAGCCTGTGCCATTGTAACGTCCACAGCTACAATCGAGGTGGAGACAGCCAGCCAGGCCTCGGAACCAGCCAGCCAGGCCTCAGATGAAGATGACGTGCCAGTCACAGACATATACTTT gCAGATGTGTTAGTTGATGCAGTGGAAATCTAG